Proteins co-encoded in one Actinomadura luteofluorescens genomic window:
- a CDS encoding acyl-CoA dehydrogenase family protein, which yields MIDFTLGEEQEELRRTVERFARESVAPVIGDLYERGEFPYEIVAAMGKMGLFGLPFPEEHGGMGGDYFTLCLALEELARVDSSVAITLEAGVSLGAMPIYRFGSAEQKERWLPLLTSGERLAGFGLTEPGGGSDVPGGMRTTARLDGDSWVINGSKSFITNSGTDITAFVTVTAFTGEDEISTIIVPNGTPGFTVGRKYSKVGWSASDTRELSFDDVRVPAGNLVGERGRGYAQFLRILDEGRIAIAALSVGLAQGCVDECLRYVREREAFGREIGRYQAIQFKIADMETRAHTARLAYYAAAARMLAGEPFKKEAAIAKLVASNAAMDNARDATQVFGGYGFMNEYAVGRFYRDAKILEVGEGTSEVQRMLIARALGLPPS from the coding sequence ATGATCGACTTCACGCTGGGCGAGGAGCAGGAGGAGCTGCGGCGCACGGTCGAGCGGTTCGCCCGCGAGAGCGTCGCCCCGGTGATCGGGGACCTGTACGAGCGCGGCGAGTTCCCCTACGAGATCGTCGCCGCGATGGGGAAGATGGGGCTGTTCGGGCTGCCGTTCCCCGAGGAGCACGGCGGCATGGGCGGCGACTACTTCACGCTCTGCCTCGCCCTGGAGGAGCTGGCGCGCGTCGACTCGTCCGTCGCGATCACCCTGGAGGCCGGGGTGTCGCTGGGCGCGATGCCGATCTACCGGTTCGGGTCCGCGGAGCAGAAGGAGCGATGGCTGCCGCTGCTCACCTCCGGCGAGCGGCTGGCCGGCTTCGGGCTGACCGAGCCGGGCGGCGGGTCGGACGTCCCCGGCGGCATGCGCACCACGGCCCGGCTGGACGGCGACTCCTGGGTGATCAACGGGTCCAAGTCGTTCATCACCAACTCCGGCACCGACATCACCGCGTTCGTGACCGTGACCGCGTTCACCGGCGAGGACGAGATCTCCACGATCATCGTCCCGAACGGGACCCCGGGCTTCACGGTCGGGCGCAAGTACTCCAAGGTCGGCTGGTCGGCGTCCGACACGCGGGAGTTGTCGTTCGACGACGTCCGCGTGCCGGCCGGGAACCTCGTCGGCGAGCGCGGCCGGGGGTACGCCCAGTTCCTGCGCATCCTGGACGAGGGGCGCATCGCGATCGCCGCGCTGTCGGTCGGCCTCGCCCAGGGCTGCGTGGACGAGTGCCTGCGCTACGTCCGCGAGCGGGAGGCGTTCGGCAGGGAGATCGGCCGCTACCAGGCCATCCAGTTCAAGATCGCCGACATGGAGACCCGGGCGCACACCGCCCGGCTCGCCTACTACGCGGCGGCCGCGCGGATGCTGGCGGGCGAGCCGTTCAAGAAGGAGGCCGCCATCGCCAAGCTGGTCGCCTCCAACGCCGCCATGGACAACGCCCGCGACGCCACGCAGGTCTTCGGCGGCTACGGCTTCATGAACGAGTACGCCGTCGGACGCTTCTACCGCGACGCGAAGATCCTGGAGGTGGGCGAGGGCACCTCGGAGGTGCAGCGCATGCTGATCGCCCGCGCCCTCGGCCTGCCGCCGTCCTGA
- a CDS encoding FkbM family methyltransferase, whose product MLLRAYGIARSLVMYHGIPGRHRRASRLYGQFLGPGDVGFDIGAHVGGRVRVWRGLGARVVAVEPQPDCLRVLRLFFGRDRGVALVPGAAGAEPGRARLALSTATPTVSSMSPGWIKAVTTDRGFARVRWDRSVGVEVTTLDELIAVHGVPAFCKIDVEGFEADVLAGLSRPLPALSFEYVPSAHDAALEALDLVDRLGDYAYNYSPIETMRLASPRWLDAAELRRRLERIRPRGRSGDIYARLRESGR is encoded by the coding sequence ATGCTGCTGCGCGCCTACGGGATCGCTCGCTCACTGGTCATGTACCACGGAATTCCGGGCCGGCACCGGCGCGCGTCGCGCCTCTACGGGCAGTTCCTCGGGCCCGGCGACGTCGGGTTCGACATCGGGGCGCACGTGGGCGGGCGGGTGCGCGTGTGGCGGGGGCTGGGGGCGCGCGTCGTCGCGGTGGAGCCGCAGCCCGACTGCCTGCGCGTCCTGCGCCTGTTCTTCGGCCGCGACCGCGGCGTGGCCCTCGTCCCGGGCGCGGCCGGCGCCGAGCCCGGCAGGGCGCGCCTGGCCCTGTCGACCGCGACGCCCACGGTGTCCTCGATGTCGCCCGGCTGGATCAAGGCGGTGACAACGGACCGCGGCTTCGCCCGCGTCCGCTGGGACCGCTCGGTCGGCGTCGAGGTGACCACGCTGGACGAGCTCATCGCCGTGCACGGCGTGCCGGCCTTCTGCAAGATCGACGTCGAGGGCTTCGAGGCGGACGTGCTGGCGGGGCTGTCCCGGCCGCTGCCGGCCCTGTCGTTCGAGTACGTGCCGTCCGCGCACGACGCCGCCCTGGAGGCGCTGGACCTCGTGGACCGGCTGGGCGACTACGCCTACAACTACTCCCCCATCGAGACCATGCGGCTGGCCAGCCCCCGCTGGCTCGACGCGGCCGAACTGCGGCGGCGGCTGGAGAGGATCCGGCCGCGCGGGCGGTCGGGAGACATCTACGCCCGCCTCCGCGAATCCGGCCGATAG
- a CDS encoding SAM-dependent methyltransferase codes for MPDKTVREPTSADLRTDVAHSARVYDYLLGGKDNYAADRDAAEEVVRVAPYMRTSVRANRDFMVRVARHLAAECGVRQFLDVGTGLPTSPNLHEVVQEVDSSGRVVYVDNDPIVLAHARALLTGTPQGRSRYIHADLADPEAILSSPEVRATFDFGEPVALCLIAVLHFVHDDERAHDVVRRLLEPLAPGSFLALSTITIDSAPEEVGDAVKKYNARGIRSKGRTRAQVAALFDGLELLAPGVVPVHRWRPDERARAIDDSQVSMYGGLARKP; via the coding sequence GTGCCGGACAAGACCGTCCGTGAACCGACGTCCGCCGACCTGAGAACGGACGTCGCCCACTCGGCCCGGGTCTACGACTACCTGCTCGGCGGCAAGGACAACTACGCCGCCGACCGGGACGCCGCCGAAGAGGTCGTCAGGGTCGCCCCGTACATGCGCACCTCCGTGCGGGCCAACCGAGACTTCATGGTCCGGGTCGCCCGCCACCTGGCCGCCGAGTGCGGCGTCCGGCAGTTCCTGGACGTCGGGACCGGGCTGCCGACGTCCCCGAACCTGCACGAGGTCGTCCAGGAGGTCGACTCGTCCGGCCGCGTCGTGTACGTCGACAACGACCCGATCGTGCTGGCGCACGCCCGCGCCCTGCTGACCGGCACCCCGCAGGGACGCTCCCGCTACATCCACGCTGACCTGGCCGACCCGGAGGCCATCCTGTCCTCGCCCGAGGTCCGGGCCACGTTCGACTTCGGCGAGCCGGTGGCGCTGTGCCTGATCGCCGTCCTGCACTTCGTCCACGACGACGAACGGGCGCACGACGTCGTCCGGCGGCTCCTGGAGCCGCTCGCGCCGGGCAGTTTCCTCGCGCTCTCCACGATCACCATCGACAGCGCGCCCGAAGAGGTCGGGGACGCCGTGAAGAAGTACAACGCGCGCGGGATCAGGTCCAAGGGCCGTACCAGGGCGCAGGTGGCGGCCCTCTTCGACGGCCTGGAACTCCTCGCCCCGGGCGTGGTCCCCGTCCACCGCTGGCGCCCGGACGAGAGGGCACGCGCGATCGACGACAGTCAGGTGTCCATGTACGGCGGGCTGGCCCGCAAACCCTGA
- a CDS encoding LysR family transcriptional regulator produces MDLDLGQVRAFVAVADHLHFGRAAEELSISQQAVSKRVARLEAALGVALLTRGNVEPTEAGRRFLEPAREALRAAEAAAGAVHAAGRPLRIDVWGHLYGPSRTVAPVIDARPELDVELGMSRDLPAAAAALLRGDIDAAFGRVHPPLPDGLTHRVVRLEPVDVLVADGHPLAAASGVRPSDLAGRDLWFPAAAGRLDFISRFCDEFGARAASGGANLGVEHLLAGLLAEPGRITLFPADARLPGVPGVRAIPLADPVPLYAWSLMWPRQAPHPMIPALVRGFAEHGRRHRWLEYDPARDWLPGEPGPAD; encoded by the coding sequence ATGGACCTCGACCTCGGCCAGGTGCGCGCGTTCGTCGCCGTCGCCGACCACCTGCACTTCGGGCGGGCCGCCGAGGAGCTGTCGATCAGCCAGCAGGCGGTGTCCAAGCGGGTGGCCAGGCTGGAGGCGGCGCTCGGCGTCGCGCTCCTGACCCGCGGGAACGTGGAGCCCACCGAGGCGGGGCGCCGTTTCCTGGAGCCGGCGCGGGAGGCGCTGCGGGCCGCGGAGGCCGCGGCCGGCGCGGTCCACGCCGCCGGCCGGCCGCTGCGGATCGACGTCTGGGGCCACCTGTACGGCCCGTCCCGGACGGTCGCCCCGGTGATCGACGCGCGGCCGGAGCTCGACGTCGAACTCGGCATGAGCCGCGACCTTCCCGCCGCGGCGGCGGCACTGCTGCGCGGCGACATCGACGCCGCGTTCGGGCGCGTGCACCCCCCGCTGCCGGACGGGCTGACGCACCGCGTCGTCCGGCTCGAACCCGTGGACGTCCTCGTCGCCGACGGGCATCCGCTCGCCGCCGCGTCCGGCGTCCGCCCGTCCGACCTCGCCGGACGCGACCTGTGGTTCCCCGCGGCGGCCGGCCGGCTCGACTTCATCAGCCGGTTCTGCGACGAGTTCGGCGCCCGCGCCGCGTCCGGCGGAGCCAACCTCGGTGTGGAGCACCTCCTGGCAGGCCTGCTCGCCGAACCGGGACGGATCACGCTGTTCCCCGCCGACGCCCGGCTGCCGGGCGTGCCGGGCGTCCGGGCGATTCCCCTCGCCGACCCGGTCCCGCTCTACGCCTGGTCGCTGATGTGGCCGCGGCAGGCGCCGCACCCGATGATCCCCGCGCTGGTCAGGGGGTTCGCCGAGCACGGGCGGCGGCACCGCTGGCTGGAGTACGACCCGGCCCGCGACTGGCTGCCCGGCGAACCGGGCCCCGCGGACTGA
- a CDS encoding zinc-binding dehydrogenase encodes MRALLPEAGSVAFGEADEPVPRPDEALLKVAAFSVNRGELFQLESDRPGWRPGKDVAGLVVQAAADGTGPPACSRVVGHPPSAGWAEYVAVPTSSLAEIPASVSVRSAAALPLAGLTALRLLRASGATAGTRVLLTGASGGVGHCLVELAAAAGAEVTAVTATSDRGRRLAELGATVVHDVRDAVGPFDVALESTGGHVLPLALARVRPGGTLIWFGQASRRPVTLDFFAFFDGPESASIRHFHYAGAPYGEDLATLVRLTAAGRLHPELGRVADWSETAAVLTDLRERRVRGNAVLTLEQNR; translated from the coding sequence ATGAGAGCACTCCTTCCCGAAGCGGGATCGGTGGCGTTCGGCGAGGCCGACGAGCCGGTGCCCCGGCCGGACGAGGCGCTGCTGAAGGTCGCGGCGTTCTCGGTGAACCGGGGCGAGCTGTTCCAGCTGGAGTCCGACCGGCCCGGGTGGCGGCCCGGCAAGGACGTCGCGGGCCTCGTCGTCCAGGCGGCCGCCGACGGGACGGGGCCACCGGCCTGCAGCCGGGTCGTGGGGCATCCGCCGTCGGCGGGCTGGGCGGAGTACGTCGCCGTCCCCACCTCGTCGCTCGCCGAGATCCCCGCCTCCGTGTCCGTGCGGTCGGCCGCCGCGCTGCCGCTGGCCGGGCTCACCGCGCTGCGCCTGCTGCGCGCGTCCGGCGCCACGGCTGGGACGCGCGTCCTGCTGACCGGCGCGTCAGGAGGGGTCGGGCACTGTCTCGTCGAGCTCGCGGCCGCCGCGGGAGCCGAGGTCACCGCCGTCACGGCCACGTCCGATCGCGGGCGGCGGCTCGCCGAGCTGGGCGCCACGGTCGTCCACGATGTGCGGGACGCGGTCGGCCCGTTCGACGTCGCCCTGGAGTCCACGGGCGGGCACGTCCTGCCGCTCGCGCTGGCGCGCGTGAGGCCCGGCGGCACGCTGATCTGGTTCGGTCAGGCGAGCCGCCGGCCCGTGACGCTCGACTTCTTCGCCTTCTTCGACGGCCCGGAATCCGCATCCATCAGGCACTTCCACTACGCGGGCGCCCCGTACGGGGAGGATCTCGCGACACTCGTCCGGCTGACCGCGGCCGGGCGCCTGCACCCCGAACTCGGCCGCGTCGCCGACTGGAGCGAGACCGCCGCCGTCCTCACCGATCTCCGCGAGCGCCGCGTACGCGGCAACGCCGTCCTCACCCTGGAGCAGAACCGATGA
- a CDS encoding alpha/beta hydrolase: MTAFFDEPAAPFAAANRSRAVAAGLDPHQYDEVTAGLASLREWTDAFTRTGREHLALAGEARLTRSAGEAFRDAALWFYFATVLPNPDLAEHGRAAAASADALRRSLARLAPDAEHLTGPEFTGVLRRPSPDAPLVVLVPGMNSGKVEFMPIAEALLHRGLAVLAIDGPGQGELAVRGPWAADYQRIVRQAFDAVDGLPSGIGLVGLSMGGFLASVAALHEPRIGAVVTVSGPTALTWDELPPYVTESFVLRMGGEAAAREFAERVTAPPVPQPLRVLDGGLDVIPGVANGAELARRAANGEYVLIPEGNHLLENRRWAWLPGTLDWLAARLGHDHDPARSF, translated from the coding sequence ATGACCGCCTTCTTCGACGAGCCCGCCGCGCCCTTCGCCGCCGCCAACCGGTCGCGCGCCGTCGCCGCCGGCCTCGACCCCCACCAGTACGACGAGGTCACCGCCGGCCTGGCCTCACTGCGCGAGTGGACGGACGCGTTCACGCGAACCGGGCGGGAGCATCTCGCCCTCGCCGGGGAGGCGCGGCTGACGCGCTCGGCGGGCGAGGCGTTCCGCGACGCCGCGCTGTGGTTCTATTTCGCCACGGTGCTGCCGAATCCCGACCTCGCCGAGCACGGGCGGGCCGCCGCCGCGTCCGCCGACGCCCTGCGCCGCTCGCTCGCCCGCCTCGCACCGGACGCCGAGCACCTCACCGGCCCCGAATTCACCGGCGTCCTGCGGCGCCCGTCCCCGGACGCCCCCCTGGTCGTCCTGGTGCCGGGCATGAACTCCGGCAAGGTCGAGTTCATGCCGATCGCCGAGGCGCTCCTGCACCGCGGCCTCGCCGTGCTCGCCATCGACGGCCCCGGGCAGGGAGAGCTCGCCGTCCGCGGCCCCTGGGCGGCGGACTACCAGCGGATCGTGCGGCAGGCCTTCGACGCGGTGGACGGTCTGCCTTCCGGCATCGGACTGGTCGGGCTCAGCATGGGCGGCTTCCTCGCCTCCGTCGCCGCGCTGCACGAACCGCGGATCGGCGCCGTCGTCACCGTCAGCGGGCCCACCGCCCTCACCTGGGACGAGCTTCCGCCGTACGTGACGGAGTCGTTCGTCCTGCGCATGGGCGGGGAGGCGGCAGCCCGCGAGTTCGCCGAACGGGTGACCGCTCCACCGGTTCCGCAGCCGCTGCGCGTCCTGGACGGCGGGCTGGACGTCATCCCGGGCGTCGCCAACGGTGCGGAACTGGCCCGCCGGGCGGCGAACGGCGAGTACGTCCTGATACCCGAGGGCAACCACCTCCTGGAGAACCGCCGCTGGGCCTGGCTTCCCGGCACCCTCGACTGGCTCGCCGCCCGGCTGGGCCACGACCACGACCCCGCGAGGTCGTTCTGA
- a CDS encoding LLM class flavin-dependent oxidoreductase, which yields MPLFGFGAHTSIEDVPGLLRMTRQADRDGLDHFSLSDHPYLGDRVDAYAAIGFVLGRTERIAGFANVTNLPTRPAPLLARAVTSLSALSGGRVVLGMGAGGLWDRISDMGVPRLSPGDAVDAFEEAIVLVRKLAGGGSPVTHHGRHYWVEKIEPAPVDAPPVWTGSVGPRSLAATGRVADGWIPGHAADWLSERHRTSRPVIDEAAAAAGRDPREIRTIFNLPGRVTDRPLAATRDRDGCWIGGSPEQWAEELTGAVLEHGASGFTLFSPSGGTQDLASIGRWGQEIAPAVREAVAKEVGPPAEARRQGPARR from the coding sequence GTGCCCCTCTTCGGGTTCGGCGCGCACACGAGCATCGAGGACGTGCCCGGCCTGCTGCGCATGACCCGGCAGGCCGACCGCGACGGCCTCGACCACTTCTCCCTGTCGGACCACCCCTACCTCGGCGATCGCGTGGACGCCTACGCCGCCATCGGGTTCGTGCTCGGACGCACCGAGCGCATCGCGGGCTTCGCCAACGTCACGAACCTGCCGACCCGGCCGGCTCCGCTGCTCGCGCGGGCGGTGACGTCGCTGTCGGCGCTCTCCGGCGGCCGCGTCGTACTCGGCATGGGGGCCGGCGGGCTGTGGGATCGGATCTCCGACATGGGCGTCCCGCGGCTGTCGCCCGGCGACGCCGTGGACGCCTTCGAGGAGGCGATCGTCCTGGTCAGGAAGCTGGCCGGCGGCGGCTCGCCCGTCACCCACCACGGCCGCCACTACTGGGTGGAGAAGATCGAGCCGGCTCCCGTGGACGCGCCGCCCGTCTGGACCGGGTCGGTCGGCCCGAGGTCCCTCGCCGCGACCGGCCGGGTGGCCGACGGCTGGATCCCCGGCCACGCGGCGGACTGGCTCAGCGAGCGCCACCGCACGTCGCGGCCGGTGATCGACGAGGCCGCGGCCGCCGCGGGACGCGACCCGCGCGAGATCCGCACGATCTTCAACCTCCCCGGGCGCGTGACCGACCGGCCCCTGGCGGCCACCCGCGACCGCGACGGGTGCTGGATCGGCGGCTCCCCCGAGCAGTGGGCCGAGGAGCTGACCGGGGCGGTCCTGGAGCACGGCGCGTCCGGCTTCACCCTCTTCTCGCCCAGCGGCGGGACGCAGGACCTCGCCTCCATCGGCCGCTGGGGGCAGGAGATCGCCCCCGCAGTGCGCGAAGCGGTCGCGAAGGAGGTCGGCCCCCCGGCGGAGGCGCGCCGCCAGGGGCCGGCCCGCCGCTAG
- a CDS encoding MarR family winged helix-turn-helix transcriptional regulator: protein MGKEGEGRIGVVAALVRGAFLVNAVYGESAREYGITAQQGQLLCVLMARPRGMGELGAMLGLAKSSLTGLVDRTERNGLVRREPDPRDLRAVRVALTAEGSRLVEEFYAETCRRIDRLPEGLSDAERGALADLLGRVVLDNEVPVVFAEPGEGPAGER from the coding sequence GTGGGCAAAGAAGGCGAAGGCCGGATCGGTGTAGTGGCGGCGCTCGTGCGAGGCGCGTTCCTTGTGAACGCCGTTTATGGCGAGTCGGCGCGGGAGTACGGAATCACGGCGCAGCAGGGGCAATTGCTGTGCGTGCTGATGGCGCGGCCGCGGGGGATGGGGGAGCTGGGCGCGATGCTGGGGCTGGCCAAGTCGAGCCTCACCGGCCTGGTGGACCGCACCGAGCGCAACGGCCTGGTCCGGCGCGAGCCCGACCCGCGGGACCTGCGCGCGGTGAGGGTCGCGCTGACCGCCGAGGGGAGCCGGCTGGTCGAGGAGTTCTACGCCGAGACCTGCCGGCGGATCGACCGGCTGCCGGAGGGGCTCAGCGACGCCGAGCGCGGTGCGCTCGCCGATCTGCTCGGCCGGGTCGTGCTGGACAACGAGGTCCCGGTGGTGTTCGCGGAGCCCGGCGAAGGGCCCGCCGGGGAGCGCTGA
- a CDS encoding DUF4260 family protein, with protein MNAAVVRDSGIRTLRRAAWFAGALFWTAFAVLEGVNHGWLAALLALAFFIAPDLTFLVGLRDARTVERGRLQPRAVPFYNAAHRALVPLALMVVYTFTPMTWAPLFAGLCGWLAHISFDRAFGYGLRTKEGFQRT; from the coding sequence GTGAACGCAGCCGTCGTCCGGGACTCCGGCATCCGCACCCTCCGGCGCGCCGCATGGTTCGCCGGGGCGCTCTTCTGGACGGCCTTCGCGGTCCTCGAAGGCGTCAACCACGGGTGGCTCGCGGCGCTCCTGGCGCTCGCCTTCTTCATCGCCCCCGACCTGACCTTCCTCGTCGGGCTGCGGGACGCCCGCACCGTCGAGCGCGGCCGGCTCCAGCCGCGCGCCGTGCCGTTCTACAACGCCGCACACCGGGCCCTCGTGCCGCTCGCGCTGATGGTGGTCTACACGTTCACGCCGATGACCTGGGCTCCCTTGTTCGCCGGCCTCTGCGGCTGGCTGGCCCACATCTCCTTCGACCGCGCCTTCGGCTACGGGCTGCGCACCAAGGAGGGCTTCCAGCGCACCTGA
- a CDS encoding WD40 repeat domain-containing serine/threonine protein kinase, giving the protein MEPLHPGDPRRIGPYELEARLGAGGMGQVFLGASPGARSVAVKVIRAEHAEDARFRRRFAREVEAARKVGGFHTAQVVDADSEADAPWLVTAFIPGPSLREVVAERGPLDPDDVRALAAGLAEGLAAIHACGLVHRDLKPGNVIMAADGPRIIDFGIALATDATVLTSHNVVVGTYAYMSPEQVLGDVPGPPGDVFSLGCVLAYAATGGGPFDATSIPAIVHRVLHEEPDLSGLPGDLANMIAACLAKDPGQRPTPDALITAPRSIEAPTPRPASSPPGDDALSTHPNATRVATRQQEAPAVAPAGRAPVGRRALLIGAGAVTAAAAVAVPAGILLTRSGGKGAAAPPAPARRPKGLVSPSSSLSATDVKSLSEVALTPDGRTLAAGGLDSTITLWDAATGRVLRTIKKTGWVSALAFSPDGRSMASSCSTPGLLLVWDAATGRLKVNVRSGEFGLNSLAYSPDGRTLAGANPDVRLFDAGTGRRLASFDLRHSGVNAVAYSPDGGLVAAGVDGYYDKPPGSTVQLLDGRTLRKRGQLAGHTESVTGVAFSSDGRRLASSGADRTVRIWDVASRRALRVIKTGDATVKDAKFSPDGSSVLGACSDRTVRIWNAATGVLTATLVGHPQSVERIVLTPDGRTVAGVGGAKADGTVTLWKV; this is encoded by the coding sequence ATGGAACCCCTCCATCCCGGTGATCCCCGGCGGATCGGACCGTACGAGCTGGAGGCCCGGCTCGGCGCCGGCGGCATGGGGCAGGTGTTCCTCGGGGCCTCGCCCGGCGCCCGCAGCGTCGCCGTCAAGGTCATCCGCGCCGAGCACGCCGAGGACGCGCGGTTCCGGCGGCGGTTCGCCCGCGAGGTCGAGGCGGCCCGCAAGGTCGGCGGGTTCCACACCGCGCAGGTCGTCGACGCCGACTCGGAGGCCGACGCGCCGTGGCTGGTGACCGCGTTCATCCCGGGGCCGTCCCTCAGGGAGGTGGTCGCCGAGCGCGGGCCCCTCGATCCGGACGATGTCCGGGCGCTCGCGGCGGGGCTGGCGGAGGGCCTGGCCGCGATCCACGCGTGCGGGCTGGTGCACCGCGACCTCAAGCCCGGCAACGTCATCATGGCGGCGGACGGGCCCCGGATCATCGACTTCGGCATCGCCCTCGCGACCGACGCGACCGTGCTGACCTCGCACAACGTGGTCGTCGGCACCTACGCCTACATGTCGCCGGAACAGGTGCTCGGCGATGTTCCCGGCCCGCCCGGCGACGTGTTCTCGCTCGGCTGCGTCCTCGCCTACGCCGCGACCGGCGGCGGCCCCTTCGACGCCACGTCCATCCCGGCGATCGTCCACCGCGTCCTGCACGAGGAACCGGACCTGTCCGGACTGCCCGGCGACCTGGCCAACATGATCGCCGCGTGCCTGGCCAAGGATCCCGGGCAGCGGCCCACACCGGACGCCCTCATCACCGCGCCGCGGAGCATCGAGGCCCCGACGCCGCGGCCGGCGTCCTCCCCGCCCGGCGACGACGCGCTCAGCACGCACCCCAACGCGACACGCGTCGCGACACGGCAGCAGGAGGCCCCGGCCGTCGCGCCCGCCGGGCGGGCTCCCGTCGGCCGCCGGGCGCTGCTCATCGGCGCGGGCGCCGTCACGGCGGCCGCCGCCGTGGCCGTCCCCGCCGGGATCCTCCTGACCCGGAGTGGCGGGAAGGGGGCCGCGGCGCCGCCCGCGCCCGCCCGGCGTCCGAAGGGCCTGGTCTCCCCCAGCAGCTCGCTCAGCGCCACCGACGTCAAAAGCCTCAGCGAGGTCGCCCTCACCCCCGACGGCCGGACCCTCGCCGCCGGGGGGCTGGACTCCACGATCACGCTGTGGGACGCCGCCACCGGACGCGTCCTGCGGACGATCAAGAAGACGGGCTGGGTGAGCGCGCTGGCGTTCAGCCCGGACGGCCGGTCCATGGCCAGCTCCTGCAGTACCCCCGGGCTCCTGCTCGTCTGGGACGCGGCCACCGGCCGCCTCAAGGTGAACGTGCGGAGCGGGGAGTTCGGCCTGAACTCGCTGGCCTACAGTCCCGACGGCCGGACGCTCGCGGGCGCCAACCCCGACGTCCGGCTCTTCGACGCCGGCACCGGCCGCAGGCTGGCGTCGTTCGACCTCCGCCACAGCGGCGTCAACGCGGTCGCCTACAGCCCGGACGGCGGGCTCGTCGCGGCCGGCGTGGACGGGTACTACGACAAGCCGCCCGGGAGCACCGTCCAGCTCCTCGACGGCCGGACGCTCCGCAAGCGCGGGCAGCTCGCCGGCCACACCGAGAGCGTCACCGGTGTGGCGTTCAGCTCCGATGGCAGACGGTTGGCCAGCAGCGGTGCGGACAGGACCGTCCGGATCTGGGATGTCGCCTCACGCCGCGCCCTGCGCGTCATCAAGACGGGCGATGCGACGGTCAAGGACGCGAAGTTCTCCCCGGACGGCTCGTCCGTCCTCGGTGCGTGCTCCGACCGGACCGTCCGGATCTGGAACGCCGCCACCGGCGTGCTCACCGCGACGCTCGTCGGCCACCCCCAGTCCGTCGAGCGGATCGTCCTCACCCCGGACGGCCGGACCGTGGCCGGCGTGGGCGGCGCCAAGGCGGACGGCACCGTGACCCTCTGGAAGGTCTGA